In Methylocystis echinoides, one genomic interval encodes:
- a CDS encoding quinoprotein relay system zinc metallohydrolase 2: MWNNNLRLFLATFAVVAGALSAASSAAPATTFQLVEIAPGVYAHQGETALMTRANLGAIANLGAIVGGEAVAVIDTGGSLLEAKAFLAALREKTQKPIRYVVNTHAHPDHVFGNAAFAGPGVTFVGHKNLPRALAARGAHYLSSFRQTMGDALDGVSIIGPSLTVAETATLDLGDRTIDLQAWRTSHSEADLTVLDKNTGTLFSGDLLFLQHVPVVDGSLLGFLEVADRLAAVKAERVVAGHGPMVAPWPKALEDEKAYLTRLTADLRAAIKKGEGVAAASADAAASERAKWRLFDDYNPRNATAGFAELEWEEP, from the coding sequence ATGTGGAACAATAACTTGCGTCTTTTTTTAGCGACGTTCGCCGTGGTCGCGGGCGCCCTTTCGGCCGCGTCTTCGGCGGCGCCCGCAACGACGTTCCAACTCGTCGAGATCGCCCCCGGCGTATACGCGCATCAGGGGGAAACGGCGCTCATGACGCGCGCCAATCTCGGCGCCATCGCCAATCTCGGCGCCATCGTGGGAGGCGAGGCCGTCGCCGTCATCGACACCGGCGGCAGCCTGCTCGAGGCGAAGGCGTTCCTCGCGGCGCTGCGCGAGAAGACGCAAAAGCCCATCCGCTACGTCGTCAATACGCACGCGCACCCCGATCACGTCTTCGGCAACGCCGCCTTTGCGGGCCCCGGCGTGACCTTCGTCGGCCACAAGAATCTGCCGCGCGCCCTCGCCGCGCGCGGCGCGCATTACCTCTCCTCGTTCCGCCAGACCATGGGCGACGCGCTCGACGGCGTGTCCATCATCGGACCGTCGCTCACCGTGGCGGAGACGGCGACGCTCGATCTCGGCGATCGCACGATCGACTTGCAGGCGTGGCGGACCTCGCACAGCGAGGCCGATCTCACGGTCCTCGACAAGAACACAGGCACGCTCTTTTCCGGCGACCTGCTCTTTCTCCAGCATGTGCCGGTCGTCGATGGGAGCCTACTCGGCTTTCTCGAAGTCGCCGACAGGCTCGCGGCGGTGAAGGCCGAGCGCGTCGTGGCGGGTCACGGCCCGATGGTCGCGCCCTGGCCCAAGGCGCTCGAGGATGAAAAGGCCTATCTGACCCGCCTCACCGCCGATCTGCGGGCAGCGATCAAGAAAGGCGAGGGCGTCGCAGCCGCGTCCGCCGACGCCGCCGCCAGCGAGCGCGCAAAATGGCGGCTCTTCGACGACTACAACCCGCGCAATGCGACCGCGGGCTTCGCCGAGCTCGAATGGGAGGAGCCGTGA
- a CDS encoding quinoprotein dehydrogenase-associated SoxYZ-like carrier: protein MTRTARATLAAAFFAVSLAIGARAQTNAPDPWPGLVTDLFKGRDIRKADGTIALEAPTRAEDAAIVPMTMRFADPANVRVATLVIDQNPMPMAATFTLGDKAAVDFIETRVRVNSYTNVHAVAETRDGALHSEMKFVKASGGCSAPAGKDPDEARANMGKMKYREFKSAVAGKREAQIMIRHPNNSGLQMDQITRAYTPAHYVDAVEVWQGDELIFKMEGGISLSEDPNFRFTYAPNGAKTLRVVAHDNQGGAFKAEWPIAEAS from the coding sequence ATGACCCGAACAGCCCGCGCGACGCTCGCCGCCGCCTTCTTCGCCGTCTCGCTCGCCATCGGCGCGCGCGCTCAGACAAACGCCCCAGACCCCTGGCCGGGCCTGGTGACCGACCTCTTCAAGGGCCGCGACATCCGCAAAGCGGACGGAACCATCGCGCTCGAGGCGCCGACGCGCGCCGAGGACGCCGCGATCGTGCCCATGACCATGCGCTTCGCCGACCCGGCGAACGTAAGGGTCGCGACGCTCGTCATCGACCAGAACCCCATGCCCATGGCCGCGACCTTCACGCTCGGCGACAAGGCGGCGGTCGACTTCATCGAGACGCGGGTCAGGGTAAATTCCTACACCAATGTCCACGCCGTCGCCGAGACGCGTGACGGGGCGCTCCATTCCGAAATGAAATTCGTAAAAGCCTCGGGCGGCTGCTCCGCCCCCGCCGGCAAGGATCCGGACGAAGCGCGCGCCAATATGGGCAAGATGAAATATCGCGAATTCAAGAGCGCCGTCGCCGGCAAGCGCGAGGCGCAGATCATGATCCGCCACCCCAATAATTCCGGTCTTCAAATGGATCAGATCACCCGCGCCTACACGCCGGCGCATTATGTCGATGCGGTCGAGGTCTGGCAGGGGGACGAACTGATCTTCAAAATGGAGGGGGGAATCTCGCTCTCCGAGGACCCGAACTTCCGTTTCACCTATGCGCCCAATGGCGCGAAGACGCTCCGCGTCGTCGCCCACGACAACCAGGGCGGCGCGTTCAAGGCCGAGTGGCCGATCGCCGAGGCGTCGTGA